A segment of the Pieris brassicae chromosome 10, ilPieBrab1.1, whole genome shotgun sequence genome:
TTGCTGCTTTCATTGGTTTCACTTAGAACTAATTTTTAAgggtttcatttatttattatatagtaaaaacaccaaagttataaataataaacataatagtaacttaaactaattttatttaaaccttCTCACAATTTCTTGGCTAATAATGACAACTTAAAATGTTAGCTGGTCGTGGTTTAAGTATAAGTTTACCAGTTTCATCACAGGACATATTGAAATCATTAAGAACAGATCGGGTACGTGCTGTGATGATGCTAGGTGCAATCACCTTCCGGTGTACCCCCACAATGAAGAGTAGCACTGAAAATAAGTAACAatcttatctatatatattcaaatctACTGGAAacatatcaaaattaattgaactATCAACTCAGTCTTCAAAGCCTGCTTATAATTTTGAACAAAATTCTAGTAAAGATCAATACAGCCGAATTATCCAAACAATATGTTAAAGTagcaattttaatatcaagttattatttttaacaaggataaatttcttatatatttatacaggttctttaaaaaaaattttttttgttaattaacataaatattcttaCATAACAAAGTTGAGGTGACTGTAAAGAAGGGATGGTTCCATAGTGACTGTGTGAGAGACACAACAGGAGTGAGTGGATCCGTAAGCCAGTGCCAAGCTGCTATTGCTGTGCATAATGACACCACTGCTAAtacaactaaaaatatttttaaaagtttaattatctCTGTGGTTCAATGTGTAATGTATATGGCCTTTCATCTATACATAGAGAGTTATGACTCTTGgtgatacaatatttaattttcttgttAAGTTCAGAACCTATTTCACTCCACACAAAAATTGAACACATTGGCCTATACATAGAGGGTTCCGACTCTTGgtgatacaatatttaattttattgttaagttCAGCACTTATTTTACACTccacataaaaattaaacacatagACACATGTACAGAAAAACAATGCAGTGTTGTTATGAACTATATTTTAGCAGTATTTGTAACAATAGTAACTTACTTCTCCATCTCGTAGTAGCAGGTTGCAAACAAGCTATTACTTCTGTTAATCTTCTCTCAAAAGCCTTTAGATCTACAACAATGTTGTAagaatatcaaaatttatttgcgagttaaatttattataaaatataacacaagATAGGTACTTGGGAAGAGATCCGTACTTGTTCTTAtaggacaatttttttttttctatatacaaCATCCTTGT
Coding sequences within it:
- the LOC123714834 gene encoding nuclear envelope phosphatase-regulatory subunit 1; its protein translation is MSLEQTACDDLKAFERRLTEVIACLQPATTRWRIVLAVVSLCTAIAAWHWLTDPLTPVVSLTQSLWNHPFFTVTSTLLLLLFIVGVHRKVIAPSIITARTRSVLNDFNMSCDETGKLILKPRPANILSCHY